The Aedes aegypti strain LVP_AGWG chromosome 1, AaegL5.0 Primary Assembly, whole genome shotgun sequence sequence GTAACACAACACTAGCGTTATGTTTTTGTTGCGGATTGCATGCCTAAAATCATGagccgcgcatccgtttatgaccGACCgacaacataaaaaataaaataaaaagctggaGTGAGATTCAAACCAAGAACCTTCGGATTGAGAGTCCCGTACCATACCACACTACCACTTTACTTTGTTGACAATAAGGTGATCGAAACGAATTAAATTATGCAATGCACCCCGTTTAGTGTTGTCAcgctggatgttacgcttatgaggaatcatgattatggctccaggaaccatgatttgtggtcCTGATCAGTggtgttaaatgtcaaaattttggaaaaattaaaatgctTAAAGCACCCTCGCATGCAAAACATTGCATCAGGAAATATTGTCAACCAATAGTAATTTAGAAAAAGTCACAGgggaaaacattttccgatgactttttccactaGGAGCGATGATATTACCAATATGCgaatgtcaaagtcacgtgaaattCATTACATTTAACAGCCCTGGTCCTGATATCATTAACTAACCAAATTAtaaatttcatgacttgtaaatcatgatttggaaatcagattttttcccgtgtTCACCCAAattttgggttatcccacgaaAAAGccgaatggatcattgaaggtagtttttgcaagtgctcaccgcatcaaaacaaaggcgccactgtaaatgggatttaacattgtgacagcattgctgttctgtcaaacacacaaggctacggtggcgctatctgtgctatccatagcggccgttttggttattttattgatccattgcgtcaaaagaagtcatagttgggttgatttgtggctccgtgtaTGACATACAACTTGCACTGTGTAACTTGCGTACAAGTTTAAATCACACAACGGATACACACGTATGTGTAGCGATTCTACTGTGCCGTTCGTTACTAGCAGAACAGAACCAAAGTAGCCCGAACAGTTAGCTAAGCTGAGGACAACTAATTtagtaaaaaagtaaaaaagaaCATAgctaaaaaaaacaagaaaaaaaaattaaaagtagcTGTTCAATTTACATTTTCGGTCGGTTTGgttgacaaaacgtcgaaagacaaaatgtcgagtgccaaaacgtcaaatgcttaaggacatatctccatgagtaccaaaatggcctctaatatagcaccttacttcccccttcactttccgctccctcctcccacgcttctcacagtgttttcgagagcgattacaaaaatgattatttgaagttactaaccttattgtagaggagtggtttcttaactgaaagcattccataatgtatttttcataaataaccgGTATTTTaatgcaaacacgtagttattgctgtgatttgtgttgtaaaataccacgcactaccgaatcacttcttcttcacgcaccgagatactgtttgctggcttttcggtgcccgttctaaaactcactgTTAATCGTATTTCTACTTACCGTAGCActtcaaaaatctaatgcaataattgaaacactttgattttTCGGGCACAATGCTCttgggagcaataaatcacttatattagtcaatttgtgctcgaaaacagcaccggaacgcgaattcactgagccaacattgtttatgaatcggatgcgccgctctcactgattggaagtgatgtcagtttttatgtttggaattaaaactttttgtatattcatacacttgctacaaccacgtattttacaatttcataacactcaaaaggtgtacaatgtcacaagtgttgcaaaacatttttatacgtgagaaaaacaatgtacgacacaatttaacagcaaaaataaatattttatattatacagtacaattgactgtagaattcaaatgcatattgatggcaactttctccgtccgtgagaagcgagagaagagaggagaaaactgccaaaaaagtaaacaacacacgcatggtgtgaaaaatgcttataattctggtcaaaaaacatgttttcactaccaaatgtaataaattgtgattttgagcttttatgaagttgttgatgaattcataccAACAATAATACtcttgtatgaaacgtgtgctagtaatactgcctacataattctgtgggtggaggtatacatggaacatgatgacttatttttggccgacgcacataacattgtgctccaccttgttgggtggctcgagagggtgctttagcgggtggcttgagtgggtggcaacattatgtttacgtgctcaatgaactttcaccttaaacgtcaaaaggtcgaaaaaaGAATTGGAAGGTAACGAAAATTTGTTGCAAGAATGATtctatttcgaaagaataaataattcgacgttttgtttttttacaaTCTTGTTCGAAAACCTTTTCGGCCATAAATGGCGCTATAGTCGAACAGACTGCATCAAACCGGAAGTTTGAGCATAACATGCCTTTTTTCTGAGGAACCCGACTAGAAGTTAATTCGAGTAAGAGGTTAATTCAAATAATGGGTTACTTTCTGAAAGGATGAACGCCTTAGCGTGACTGTGAAAGTGGTCCATTTTTTAGTAAATTATATCCTGCTCCCGTTCCGCCTTGAATCACCCAGTGCGCATGATACGGTGAACGAAACAGTGATTTGATATTTTACCTTTAAATTTGCTGGATATCATTGGCGATCGTCTGCTAAGAGTTATTTTTTCATAGCGATCAACGATAGCGTTCCAAGCTAGACCCCTTCGGAAAATTATCTTTTTGCTTTCGTTGTTTAACTTCGGAATTTAACAAAAGCTATTGCGTTATAAACCAAAACAAATCAGCAAAAACAGTTCCATCGTTCACTCGATCGGTTTCTACATCGTCTGTGTGCAGCAAAGGGAACAATAACAAATGACCAAGGGATGACCAGGATTCTGATTGCGATATACTCGGAAAAATCCAACAAATGTTCTCCGCTTCTTATGCAAAGATTGAAGCTAAAATTGAGGCCAGCAATTCCAAACTCGAAAGTAGGATTTCCGCAGCAGAGTACATGCTATTTGCTTTGAAAGCTGAATGTACGACGAGCATCAACAATCTTTCGATGGCAATTACGGAGGTTTGTGCGGAGATGGAAAATACTACCCAAAGGTTGGATCGTTTCGAGAATGCCAGTGATCTTATTATCTCTGGTATTCCCTATGCTTTAAACAAAAATCTGATGGAGTCGTTCTACAAGCTAGCCGCAATCCTGGGTTACAACGATGTGGATCGACCCACAAACGATTGATGCGACCTCCAATTCCAGTCAGTGCCACTCCACCAATTGTTTGCCAGTTTGCATTCAAAGATGCAAGAGATGCGTTCCACGGACGTTTTCTTGGAACGAGAAATTTGTCGCTACGTCATCTGGGCTTCGATAGTGCTCAGAAGGTGTTCTTGAATAAAAATCTCACTCAACATGCCAGGGATATTAGAACGGCTGTAATTAAACTAAAGAAAAACggagttctcaaaaaacttttcatacGTAATGGGATTGTATTCATGTTGAATGAATAACGGATCCAATGCAGAACCGCTCGTCGATTGCAAACAACTGTCAATTCCGCTGCATTCTACCTTTGCCAAATAGTCTTAATTTCCTCAGCTCTCCATGCCTCCTTTCATGAATAATCCATGATTCCAACCACTCCTGAAAGATAGTTCTTTTTGAAAACAACCTTATCCAAATAGTTTTTATATCCttcatcttcatcttcttcCACGAATTTTTACGACAATACTTCCAATATGTTGCAAACTCTATTGATTGTCGAATTTTGAGGTCAAAAACTTCCAAATTTATCGACCGTTGCATGTATTTGgttcattttctcatacaaaccgCCAGCTTGTTTAAAACTTCCGTCGAAATTTTCACAGTTACTTCTGGTGGCCTAATAATCAAATGAAAGGAATGTAGCTAAAGATTTTTGCAGTCAGATATAAATGAGTAACTTTTATACCCATGCAATTTCTCAAGTTCAGTCATCGCTTTATAATTTAATGAGAAATTGTTCATAGACAAACCGTCTAcaaaaccataattaaaatgttATTCAACAAGTTTCCGACCAGAAATgccttcaactttttttttataaatttgtgtAGCCATGTGGTCTAGCATAACAATGAAGTCTATCATTAACTAGTTTCGTACGGTTTTCAGGAGAATTCAATTATTAGATGTGTAGAAAATTTGGCCTCGTTAGTGATTCTAGAAGAAAGAAGGAACATTATTATTTTCCTTCGTTCTGGCTTAACGTCCCAaatgggacagagcttgcttctcagctcagtattctaatgagcatttccacaggcattaactgagaactttatTTCCCAGTTGACCAAATTCTCATGTGCATATTTTGTGACAAGTAAGAAGGTACTATataccctgggaatcgagagAATTTCCTTAATTAAAACATCCTAGACCAGTGGGATTCGGATCTTGAGTTGTTGAATAATAAGTTTTGAAACAAAGTCATACACAGAATtgatttttggatgattttccATCTATTCAATATTCTATTGGCATTAAATTAGGCAGGTCACAGTCAATCAACGTTCATTCTAAATAACAATCAGTCGAACCACTTAGTGATAGTAAGCTGGAGCAGCGTAGCTGGCATAAGCTGGCTGCGAGATGATGGTCTTGGCGGCCAAAGGAGCGGCATAGGTGGCATAAGCTGGCTGCGAGACGATGGTCTTGGTCAAAGCTGGAGCAGCGTAGGAGACAGTCTTGGCAACTGGGGCAGCATAGGCAGCATAGGCAGGCTGGGCAACAATGGTCTTGGCAGCAACGACTGGAGTAATGGTCTTGACGGCCAGAGGTTCACGACGGACAGCAGCATTGAATCCGTGGATCGGATCAGCAGTGTAGTCAACGGTGCGCTTGTAACCATCAGCATCAACCAGCGAGTAAGATCCCTGAACGACATCTCCGCTGCGGGATTCCTGCTGGGACTTCTGGTCACCGGTCAGGGTATCGGAGATTCCGTACGAGTAGGAGTACTGTGGGTTGGGGTCGTACTCATCGGCGACAATGGTCTTGGTGAGTGGAGCAGCCACCAAAGTCTTGGTAACTGGAGTAGCGTAAGCCAGAGGAGCCGAGTAGGCAACTGGAGCCAGAACTCCGGCACGGGCAACGGCCACCAGAGCGAGGAAGGTAACGaactgaaaacataaaaaatttcCCAGTTAGAATCATTTGAAATCCTATGTTCGTGAATTAAACTCACCTTGAATGCCATTTTGTTGAAATGAGACCTGCGCGGTTGGTTGTTGTCTAATCGATAGAACTAATTGAACTGTGTCTAATCAAGAACCATCCGCACAGTTTTATACTAAATGAATTTGCGCGAGCAAGTATGCCGATTAGAGCATCGTCAACGAGTAACGACCAAATCCCACCCCAATCTCTAGTATGAACTTGATTCCTTCGTTTTCCGCCAGTCAGTATCCTTCTTGTTTTAGCTAGTGGCTGATGTAAAAACAGCTCGCATGGCTGAAAATAAACTCGTTCAAGTGCAGCACCAGCGTAAGTGGCTGGCGTTGGCGGTCGCTGACCAACATTGACTTTGCTCCAGTTTGTAAGATATAGTATGATGTAACAATTTCGT is a genomic window containing:
- the LOC5572416 gene encoding cuticle protein; the protein is MAFKFVTFLALVAVARAGVLAPVAYSAPLAYATPVTKTLVAAPLTKTIVADEYDPNPQYSYSYGISDTLTGDQKSQQESRSGDVVQGSYSLVDADGYKRTVDYTADPIHGFNAAVRREPLAVKTITPVVAAKTIVAQPAYAAYAAPVAKTVSYAAPALTKTIVSQPAYATYAAPLAAKTIISQPAYASYAAPAYYH